One part of the Nitrosophilus kaiyonis genome encodes these proteins:
- a CDS encoding shikimate kinase, which translates to MKNILLIGFMGVGKGTVARAMSGKTNLYAVDTDDLIESLTNKKIKKIFEKQGEKYFRDLEQKTADWLASSVKNTIISTGGGFYKVKNIKNIGTVVYLKADFDWIYERITKSKNAKKKIKKRPLFKSYENAKKLYKQRVKEYEKVADVTIYVENKSMDEIIEEILNRVKSFQS; encoded by the coding sequence ATGAAAAATATTTTGCTTATTGGATTTATGGGAGTTGGCAAAGGAACAGTTGCAAGAGCTATGAGTGGGAAAACTAACCTTTATGCAGTTGATACTGATGATTTGATTGAGAGTCTTACAAATAAAAAAATAAAAAAGATTTTTGAAAAACAGGGAGAAAAGTATTTTAGAGATTTAGAGCAAAAAACGGCTGATTGGCTTGCAAGTTCTGTAAAAAATACAATTATTTCAACTGGGGGAGGATTTTATAAAGTAAAAAATATAAAAAATATAGGCACAGTTGTTTATCTAAAAGCAGATTTTGATTGGATTTATGAAAGAATCACTAAAAGTAAAAATGCCAAAAAAAAGATAAAAAAAAGACCACTTTTTAAATCATATGAAAATGCAAAAAAGTTATATAAGCAAAGAGTCAAAGAGTATGAAAAAGTTGCTGATGTTACTATTTATGTTGAAAATAAAAGTATGGATGAAATAATAGAAGAGATTTTAAACAGAGTTAAATCTTTTCAATCTTAG
- a CDS encoding permease: MFDWWQKAVDYLIYEKLKFSGKFADALNFFLFDIVKIFLLLIVIIFLVTFIRSYFPTEKVRDYLSKKHPLFGHILAAVFGIITPFCTCSAIPLFLGFLQARIPLGVTFSYLISAPMNNEIAIAMLFALFGFKITAIYIGFGLLVAIVAGIIIGRLNLEDEVLIKPPPMQDLPECEIKIGFKERVIDSWLYTKDILKKVWIYVVIGISLGAFIHGYVPTDFIIKYAGNKEWYSVIVATILGIPMYSNAAGVMPLIEVLVDKGMSMGTALSFMMAITALSLPEAMILKRILSLKLIFIFFGTVGIGIIIIGYIFNWIL; the protein is encoded by the coding sequence ATGTTTGATTGGTGGCAAAAGGCAGTTGACTATTTAATATATGAAAAATTAAAATTTAGCGGAAAATTTGCAGATGCACTAAATTTTTTTCTATTTGATATAGTTAAAATATTTTTACTTTTAATAGTTATAATTTTTTTAGTTACATTTATTAGAAGCTATTTTCCAACAGAAAAAGTTAGAGATTATCTATCTAAAAAGCACCCACTTTTTGGTCATATATTGGCTGCAGTTTTTGGAATAATCACTCCTTTTTGTACCTGCAGCGCAATTCCACTGTTTTTGGGATTTTTGCAAGCAAGAATTCCTCTTGGAGTAACATTTAGCTATTTAATCTCTGCTCCTATGAATAATGAGATAGCAATTGCTATGCTTTTTGCTCTTTTTGGATTTAAAATTACTGCAATATATATAGGTTTTGGACTGCTGGTTGCTATAGTTGCTGGAATAATAATAGGAAGATTAAACCTTGAAGATGAGGTTTTAATAAAGCCACCTCCTATGCAAGATTTACCCGAATGTGAAATAAAAATTGGTTTTAAAGAAAGAGTCATCGATTCTTGGCTTTACACAAAAGATATTTTAAAAAAAGTATGGATATATGTTGTTATAGGTATATCACTTGGAGCTTTTATTCACGGATATGTGCCAACAGATTTTATTATTAAATATGCTGGAAATAAAGAGTGGTATAGTGTCATTGTTGCAACAATTTTAGGAATTCCAATGTATTCCAATGCTGCAGGTGTTATGCCTTTAATAGAGGTTTTAGTGGATAAGGGTATGAGTATGGGAACGGCTCTTAGTTTTATGATGGCCATAACTGCTCTTAGTCTTCCTGAGGCTATGATTTTAAAAAGGATTTTGTCATTAAAGCTTATTTTTATCTTTTTTGGTACAGTGGGTATTGGAATTATAATTATTGGATATATTTTTAATTGGATATTATAA
- a CDS encoding Cof-type HAD-IIB family hydrolase, which yields MKLFITDLDKTFLRSDLSISQFSKEIWNRKTKEGFLLSIATARSLKKSLEFLNGLDLKIPLILLDGAMVATSDRKAIAINALDKEISNEIIDISKKFDIEPFIVGIKDNSLNERFLYPKKLNIYQQELINSYKNDNRLRAKDKITPLEKNLKIVYMGTKKDMESLESELKNIFKNSIETKLSKDPYIDCHFLTILHPKGDKSHALEEVLDYCNFSCEDLTVFGDSLNDIGMFKKAKRAVAVKNALEEVKKEADIILPHTNDEDAVAKYLSKI from the coding sequence ATGAAACTATTTATTACAGATTTAGACAAAACTTTTTTAAGAAGCGATTTATCTATTTCACAATTTAGTAAAGAGATATGGAACAGAAAAACCAAAGAGGGATTTTTATTATCTATTGCCACAGCAAGAAGTTTAAAAAAGAGTTTAGAATTTCTAAATGGACTTGATTTAAAAATTCCACTTATTTTACTGGATGGAGCAATGGTTGCAACAAGTGACAGAAAAGCTATTGCAATAAATGCTTTAGATAAAGAAATTTCAAATGAAATTATAGATATTTCAAAAAAGTTTGATATTGAGCCATTTATTGTTGGAATTAAAGATAACAGTTTAAATGAGAGATTTTTATATCCAAAAAAATTAAATATCTATCAACAAGAGTTAATAAACTCATATAAAAATGATAATAGACTTAGAGCAAAAGATAAAATTACTCCTCTTGAAAAAAATCTCAAAATTGTTTATATGGGTACAAAAAAAGATATGGAGTCTCTAGAAAGTGAACTAAAAAATATTTTTAAAAACTCTATAGAAACAAAACTTTCAAAAGATCCATATATTGATTGCCATTTTTTAACAATTCTACATCCAAAAGGTGACAAATCACATGCATTAGAGGAAGTTTTAGATTATTGTAATTTTTCTTGTGAAGATTTAACAGTTTTTGGAGATAGTTTAAATGATATAGGTATGTTTAAAAAAGCAAAAAGAGCAGTAGCTGTTAAAAACGCACTTGAAGAAGTAAAAAAAGAGGCAGATATTATTTTGCCCCATACAAATGATGAGGATGCAGTTGCAAAATATCTATCCAAAATTTAG
- a CDS encoding DUF234 domain-containing protein, translating to MIKKEYSRENLPKKQPKQKLKKNLRKYRISHKIKFEKPFFRFWFRYIEPNLKDLKEKNFTKIMTIIEKDFDNYVSLTYEELSNEIIKDKFKNFITSGSYWDRKVELDILASLENGEIIVGECKWKNSKICKKTLTSLQKKCKIAQIDVNYYALFSKSGFSNELLKNKEKNILLFDLEDLKEWAGREAPYKKKEKVPYSFEF from the coding sequence TTGATAAAAAAAGAGTATTCAAGAGAAAATCTTCCTAAAAAACAGCCAAAACAAAAACTCAAAAAAAATTTGAGAAAATATCGAATCTCTCATAAAATAAAATTTGAAAAACCTTTTTTTAGATTTTGGTTTAGATATATTGAACCTAATTTAAAAGATTTAAAAGAAAAAAATTTTACTAAAATAATGACTATAATTGAGAAAGATTTTGACAATTATGTAAGTCTCACTTATGAAGAGCTTTCAAATGAGATTATAAAAGATAAATTTAAAAATTTTATAACAAGTGGTAGCTATTGGGATAGAAAAGTAGAACTTGATATTTTAGCCTCACTAGAAAATGGCGAAATTATTGTTGGTGAATGTAAATGGAAAAATAGTAAAATATGTAAAAAAACTTTAACATCTCTTCAGAAAAAATGTAAAATCGCTCAAATTGATGTAAATTATTATGCTCTTTTTTCAAAAAGTGGTTTTAGTAATGAGCTTTTAAAAAATAAAGAGAAAAATATTTTACTATTTGACCTTGAAGATTTAAAAGAGTGGGCAGGAAGAGAGGCTCCTTATAAAAAGAAAGAAAAAGTTCCATACTCTTTTGAATTTTAA
- a CDS encoding glycosyltransferase family 2 protein, translating into MQLQNIYPKFSVIIPVFNREKFISRAIESVLNQSYKNFELIVVDDGSTDNTSKIIKKYPIKIITQQNRGVSAARNAGIKASKGEIIAFLDSDDEWKKDKLKIQANFFIKNPSYKIHQTDEIWIKNGKFLNKKKIHQKKEGYIFYDSLHLCLISPSAVAIKKELFDEVGLFREDFEVCEDYELWLRVTKKYPIGFSKEKMVIKYGGHQDQLSQKYFAMDRWRVKAMLPFCNDPKVKKVALKKCEILINGAKKHKNLEILKEFEPILHSLRKENENINFSNI; encoded by the coding sequence ATGCAGTTGCAAAATATCTATCCAAAATTTAGTGTAATTATTCCTGTTTTTAATAGAGAAAAATTTATATCAAGAGCGATAGAATCGGTTTTAAATCAAAGCTATAAAAATTTTGAACTAATTGTCGTTGATGATGGCTCAACAGATAATACTTCAAAAATTATTAAAAAATATCCTATTAAAATTATCACTCAACAAAATAGAGGTGTAAGTGCCGCAAGAAATGCGGGTATAAAAGCCTCAAAAGGCGAAATCATTGCTTTTTTAGATAGTGATGATGAGTGGAAAAAAGATAAACTAAAAATTCAAGCAAATTTTTTTATAAAAAATCCCTCTTATAAAATTCATCAAACTGATGAGATTTGGATAAAAAATGGAAAATTTTTAAATAAAAAAAAGATCCATCAAAAAAAAGAGGGTTATATTTTTTATGACTCATTACATTTATGTCTAATATCTCCATCAGCTGTAGCTATAAAAAAAGAGTTATTTGATGAAGTTGGCCTTTTTAGAGAGGATTTTGAAGTTTGCGAAGATTATGAACTTTGGCTAAGAGTAACAAAAAAATATCCTATTGGATTTAGCAAAGAAAAAATGGTTATAAAATATGGTGGACATCAAGACCAATTATCACAAAAATATTTTGCAATGGATAGATGGAGAGTAAAAGCAATGCTTCCATTTTGCAATGACCCAAAAGTTAAAAAAGTTGCATTAAAAAAATGCGAAATTTTAATAAATGGCGCTAAAAAGCATAAAAATTTAGAAATTTTAAAAGAGTTTGAACCAATTTTACATAGTTTAAGAAAAGAGAATGAAAACATCAATTTCAGTAATATTTAG
- the dnaE gene encoding DNA polymerase III subunit alpha: MKPKFTHLHLHTEYSLLDGANKIKALAKKCKELGMDSVAITDHGNMFGAIDFYKAMKSEGIKPIIGIEAYLHNQEDLGDKSTKQRFHLCLFAKNEIGYKNLMYLSSQSYINGFYYYPRINKKLLKEHSEGLICTSACLQGEVNWHLNLNSERNIKFGAKGYEIAKEIALEYKEIFGDDFYLELMRHGIHDQQYIDEQIIKLSLETGIKIVATNDTHYLEQDDADAHEAFMCIAMNKLYDDPNRLRHSVHEFYLKSPEEMAALYADIPEALENTQEIVDKCNLELDLGNPTPPNFKFTKEYAKKEGLELPEDSIYSFKNDEVLFEYECKKGLKERLKNVPKDEHEKYWNRLEHEINIINKMKFPGYMLIVWDFVRVAKERGIPVGPGRGSAAGSLVAYALKITDIDPLKYNLLFERFLNPERVSMPDIDMDFCQDRRGEIIDYVVERYGRFNVAQVITFGSLLAKGVIRDVARVLGMSYNEADKMAKLIPDQLGITLQKAYEQEPKIKELIEENPLAARVWKFALALEGLKRNAGMHAAGVVISNEELWNKTPLYKPSGEDTLVTQYSLNFLEDVDLIKFDFLGLKTLTVIDNALKLVEKRYGKKIDWNKVDINDKKVYELIQSGHTLGLFQIESQGMQRLNARLKPTTFEDIIAVLALYRPGPMESGMLEDFIERKHGRKKIYYPFEEVSFDELKETLEPTYGMIVYQEQVMQIVQIIGGFSLGEADIIRRAMGKKKKDIMEEYKKEFVKRASERGFDSKKSETLFELIEKFAGYGFNKSHSAAYAMITFQTAFLKAYYPQEFMAALLTSEQDNTDKIVKYVDEVKRLKIKLLPPDIKKSSLEFSATKIDGEDVILFGLGAIKGVGESAIESILEARKEENFKDFDDFLHKIDPTKVNKKVLESLIKSGSLDSFGYSRKTLLHNIEKIVETTHEIARAKKMAENSLFGDMEEMTAIKIELEDLGEFDLKTILELEKETLGFYVSGHPLDNFRDELEKIKYTLSSDLENIADQSEALFVGKVEEIKTKISKKGNKFGIVNIMDLHGNIELMLFSDKLEELEKMDLDRPIAFKTYVTKDGDFTRIRCDKIMSLEEAKKEKVDTKIEEKQEEPLIIKLNLSHEVYLLEELYRLAQNHPGRRPLKLIISSKLQEVEIESNVYVNSDLVKELSKIEGICVA, from the coding sequence ATGAAGCCAAAATTTACTCACCTGCATCTTCATACAGAATATTCTCTTTTAGATGGTGCTAATAAGATAAAAGCTCTTGCAAAAAAGTGCAAAGAGCTTGGTATGGATAGCGTTGCTATCACAGATCATGGAAATATGTTTGGGGCTATAGATTTTTATAAAGCTATGAAAAGCGAAGGTATAAAGCCAATAATAGGAATTGAAGCATATCTTCATAATCAAGAAGATTTAGGAGACAAATCTACAAAGCAGAGATTTCACCTATGTCTTTTTGCAAAAAATGAGATTGGATATAAAAATTTAATGTATCTTAGCTCCCAAAGCTATATTAATGGTTTTTATTACTATCCAAGAATAAATAAAAAACTTCTCAAAGAGCATAGTGAAGGTCTTATATGCACAAGTGCATGTCTGCAGGGTGAGGTAAATTGGCATCTAAATTTAAACAGTGAAAGAAATATAAAATTTGGGGCAAAAGGCTATGAGATTGCCAAAGAGATTGCCCTTGAGTATAAAGAGATATTTGGCGATGATTTTTATCTTGAACTGATGAGACATGGTATACATGACCAACAATATATAGATGAACAAATAATAAAGCTATCTTTGGAAACTGGTATAAAAATAGTAGCAACTAACGATACCCACTATCTTGAACAAGATGATGCAGATGCCCATGAAGCATTTATGTGTATAGCTATGAACAAACTTTATGATGATCCAAATAGATTAAGGCACTCAGTTCATGAGTTTTATCTAAAATCTCCTGAGGAGATGGCTGCTTTATATGCTGATATTCCTGAAGCCTTAGAAAATACGCAAGAGATTGTAGATAAGTGTAATTTAGAGCTTGATCTTGGAAATCCAACACCTCCAAATTTTAAATTTACAAAAGAGTATGCAAAGAAAGAGGGATTAGAGCTTCCTGAAGATAGCATTTATAGTTTTAAAAACGATGAGGTTCTATTTGAATATGAGTGTAAAAAAGGGCTAAAAGAGAGACTAAAAAATGTTCCAAAAGATGAGCATGAAAAATATTGGAATAGATTAGAACATGAGATAAATATCATTAATAAAATGAAATTTCCTGGTTATATGCTTATTGTTTGGGATTTTGTAAGAGTAGCAAAAGAAAGGGGCATTCCAGTTGGGCCGGGACGTGGTAGTGCAGCTGGTAGTTTAGTAGCTTATGCTTTAAAAATAACAGATATTGACCCTTTAAAATATAATCTGCTATTTGAGAGATTTTTAAATCCTGAGCGTGTTAGTATGCCAGACATTGATATGGATTTTTGTCAGGATAGAAGAGGGGAGATTATCGATTATGTTGTTGAGAGATATGGTAGATTTAATGTTGCTCAAGTTATAACATTTGGCTCATTGTTGGCAAAAGGTGTCATTAGAGATGTAGCAAGGGTTCTGGGAATGAGCTATAATGAAGCTGACAAAATGGCAAAGCTCATTCCAGACCAGCTTGGTATTACTTTGCAAAAAGCATATGAGCAAGAGCCAAAAATAAAAGAGCTTATTGAAGAAAATCCACTTGCTGCGAGGGTTTGGAAATTTGCCCTTGCTCTTGAAGGATTAAAAAGAAATGCGGGTATGCATGCAGCTGGTGTTGTTATAAGCAATGAAGAGTTATGGAATAAGACTCCTTTATATAAGCCAAGCGGTGAAGATACTTTAGTTACTCAATACTCATTAAACTTCTTAGAAGATGTAGATTTAATTAAATTTGACTTTTTGGGACTTAAAACATTAACAGTTATTGATAATGCATTAAAACTTGTTGAAAAAAGATATGGCAAAAAGATTGATTGGAATAAAGTAGATATTAATGATAAAAAGGTATATGAACTTATTCAAAGCGGGCATACTTTAGGACTATTTCAGATAGAGTCTCAAGGTATGCAAAGGTTAAATGCAAGATTAAAACCTACAACTTTTGAAGATATTATTGCTGTTTTGGCGCTTTATCGTCCAGGTCCTATGGAATCAGGAATGCTTGAAGATTTTATCGAAAGAAAGCATGGTAGAAAAAAGATATATTATCCTTTTGAAGAGGTAAGTTTTGATGAGTTAAAAGAGACTTTAGAGCCTACATATGGGATGATTGTTTATCAAGAACAGGTTATGCAGATAGTTCAAATAATTGGCGGTTTTTCACTTGGAGAAGCAGATATCATCCGTCGTGCAATGGGTAAAAAGAAAAAAGATATAATGGAGGAATACAAAAAAGAGTTTGTAAAAAGAGCAAGCGAGAGAGGGTTTGATTCTAAAAAAAGTGAGACTCTATTTGAATTGATAGAAAAATTTGCTGGATATGGATTTAACAAATCCCACTCAGCTGCTTATGCAATGATCACTTTTCAAACGGCTTTTTTAAAAGCCTATTATCCACAAGAGTTTATGGCTGCACTTTTAACAAGTGAACAAGATAACACAGATAAGATAGTCAAATATGTAGATGAGGTAAAAAGACTAAAAATTAAATTATTACCACCAGATATTAAAAAATCATCTTTAGAATTTAGTGCCACAAAAATTGATGGTGAAGATGTGATTTTATTTGGTCTTGGAGCTATAAAAGGAGTTGGTGAGAGTGCGATAGAATCCATACTTGAAGCAAGAAAGGAAGAAAATTTTAAAGATTTTGATGACTTTTTGCATAAAATCGATCCAACAAAAGTAAACAAAAAAGTTTTAGAATCATTAATAAAATCTGGAAGTTTAGATAGTTTTGGATATAGTAGAAAAACTTTGCTTCATAATATTGAAAAAATTGTTGAGACTACTCATGAGATAGCAAGAGCTAAAAAGATGGCTGAGAACTCTTTGTTTGGTGATATGGAGGAGATGACAGCTATAAAAATTGAGCTAGAAGATCTTGGAGAATTTGATTTAAAAACGATACTTGAACTTGAAAAAGAGACTCTTGGTTTTTATGTATCAGGTCATCCACTTGATAATTTTAGAGATGAACTCGAAAAGATAAAATATACACTATCTAGCGATTTAGAAAATATTGCTGATCAAAGCGAAGCTCTGTTTGTTGGAAAAGTTGAAGAGATCAAAACAAAAATAAGTAAAAAGGGCAATAAATTTGGCATTGTAAATATTATGGATTTACATGGAAATATTGAGCTTATGCTTTTTAGCGATAAATTGGAAGAGCTTGAAAAAATGGATCTTGATAGGCCTATTGCATTTAAGACATATGTTACAAAAGATGGAGATTTTACAAGAATAAGATGTGATAAGATTATGAGTTTAGAAGAGGCAAAAAAAGAAAAAGTAGATACTAAAATAGAAGAAAAGCAAGAGGAGCCATTAATAATAAAATTAAATCTTTCTCATGAAGTTTATTTGCTTGAAGAGCTATATAGACTCGCACAAAATCATCCAGGTAGAAGACCATTAAAACTTATAATATCTTCAAAACTTCAAGAGGTTGAGATTGAATCGAATGTTTATGTAAATAGCGATTTAGTCAAAGAGTTGTCAAAAATTGAAGGAATATGCGTAGCATAA
- a CDS encoding RsmB/NOP family class I SAM-dependent RNA methyltransferase, with protein sequence MPKSDNEKIFFERIKKINPKLLELLKRKKEKFSFRINRLKTTNEEIEKFLKNLNIEYEKVNWFEDVYILDIKDRDKIIKSNEYSQGKIYIQNLSSIFCALNIDLKENEWLLDMASAPGGKSLLWSSLLENRGKISAVEKDKNRFFMLKRNIKSYGVKNIKTYNKDGRAIGKICPNYFDKVLLDAPCSSESEFDFTKENPITYWNLRRVYRNSKLQKELIVSAWNSLKPGGILIYATCTFSPEENEEVVDFLLKKFENAKILDIDVPFENYQQGVTKWENKEYNKEIKKTVRILPKGAYSGFFMAKIEKI encoded by the coding sequence ATGCCAAAAAGTGATAATGAAAAAATTTTTTTTGAAAGAATAAAAAAGATAAATCCAAAACTATTAGAGCTCTTAAAAAGAAAAAAAGAGAAATTTTCTTTTAGAATAAATAGGCTTAAAACTACAAATGAAGAGATAGAAAAATTTTTAAAAAATTTAAATATAGAATATGAAAAAGTAAACTGGTTTGAAGATGTATATATTTTAGATATAAAAGATAGAGACAAAATTATAAAATCTAATGAATATAGCCAAGGAAAGATATATATTCAGAATCTCTCATCAATCTTTTGTGCATTAAATATTGATTTAAAAGAGAATGAGTGGCTTTTAGATATGGCCAGTGCTCCCGGTGGAAAATCTTTGCTTTGGAGCTCGCTTTTAGAAAATAGAGGAAAAATATCAGCAGTAGAAAAAGATAAAAATAGATTTTTTATGTTGAAAAGAAATATAAAATCATATGGTGTAAAAAATATAAAAACATATAATAAAGATGGAAGAGCGATAGGGAAAATATGTCCAAATTATTTTGATAAAGTTTTACTTGATGCGCCATGTTCAAGTGAGAGTGAATTTGATTTTACAAAAGAAAATCCTATAACTTACTGGAATCTAAGAAGAGTATATAGAAATTCTAAACTTCAAAAAGAGTTGATAGTTTCAGCTTGGAACTCTTTAAAACCTGGTGGAATTTTAATATATGCAACATGTACATTTAGTCCAGAAGAGAATGAAGAGGTGGTTGATTTTTTACTTAAAAAATTTGAAAATGCAAAAATTTTAGATATTGATGTTCCATTTGAAAATTATCAACAAGGAGTAACAAAATGGGAAAATAAAGAGTATAATAAAGAGATAAAAAAAACAGTTAGAATTTTGCCAAAAGGAGCATATAGCGGCTTTTTTATGGCTAAGATTGAAAAGATTTAA
- a CDS encoding cupin domain-containing protein → MRYEKSSITDIEKIKKILKKEDYFNIFVWEDKKETFYPTHTHPYEEIRWVVDGEIVIGNDEAEFLLGPGDRLISPPNTPHWAKVLKDVTYVCASR, encoded by the coding sequence ATGAGATATGAAAAAAGTAGTATAACAGATATTGAGAAAATAAAAAAGATTTTGAAAAAAGAGGACTATTTTAATATTTTTGTTTGGGAAGATAAAAAAGAGACTTTTTATCCAACTCACACTCATCCATATGAAGAGATTAGATGGGTTGTTGATGGAGAGATAGTTATCGGTAATGATGAAGCAGAATTTTTATTAGGTCCTGGAGATAGATTAATTTCTCCTCCAAATACTCCACATTGGGCAAAAGTTTTAAAAGATGTAACTTATGTTTGTGCTTCAAGATAG
- a CDS encoding thioredoxin family protein produces the protein MKIEILGTGCAKCAQLEKNVQEAVAKSGKFVEIKKVQDINEIMKYGVMSTPGLVIDGKVVSVGKVLTPSQILELIK, from the coding sequence ATGAAAATAGAAATTTTAGGCACAGGTTGCGCAAAATGCGCTCAACTTGAAAAAAATGTTCAAGAAGCGGTTGCAAAAAGTGGCAAATTTGTAGAGATTAAAAAAGTGCAAGATATAAATGAGATTATGAAATATGGTGTTATGAGTACTCCAGGTCTTGTAATAGATGGAAAAGTAGTAAGTGTTGGTAAAGTTTTAACACCTTCTCAAATTTTAGAGCTTATAAAGTAA
- a CDS encoding FtsW/RodA/SpoVE family cell cycle protein, which yields MKFLIDRRIITHFDFILIFLIIPIVAISFYLISEIDPLLSKKQTIYILVGIGAFVTFFLTPLREYKWLIPTIYWINIALLVAVDIFGVSKLGAKRWLELPFLHFTLQPSEIFKPAFILMLAYIIQENPPPKNGYGLKDFLKISFFIILPFILIAKEPDLGTALILLIIGYGVLFVVGVNWKIWISIVIILSLFIPISYKYLLHDYQKKRIHDFLSEKPSYHVQQSIIAIGSGGLTGKEKNEATQTQLKFLPIASSDFIFAYFVERFGFFGAFLLVFIYGLLIIHILSLNYKLQGDFFTQVVATSIALLLFTYMSVNIAMTMGFAPVVGVPLPLFSYGGSSFVNFMILFGILEHLLAFRFNFLYNSSRT from the coding sequence ATGAAATTTTTGATAGATAGAAGAATAATAACACATTTTGATTTTATTTTGATATTTTTAATTATTCCAATAGTTGCAATATCTTTCTATCTTATATCTGAAATTGACCCACTTCTTTCAAAAAAACAAACCATATATATTTTAGTTGGAATTGGTGCATTTGTTACATTTTTTTTAACACCTTTAAGGGAATATAAATGGCTTATTCCTACTATATATTGGATAAATATAGCTCTTTTAGTTGCAGTGGATATCTTTGGTGTTAGCAAACTTGGTGCTAAAAGATGGCTTGAACTTCCATTTTTGCATTTTACACTTCAACCATCTGAAATCTTTAAACCAGCATTTATTTTAATGTTAGCATATATAATTCAAGAAAATCCTCCACCAAAAAACGGATACGGTTTAAAAGATTTTTTAAAAATCTCTTTTTTTATAATACTTCCATTTATATTAATAGCAAAAGAGCCAGATCTAGGAACTGCTTTAATTTTACTAATAATAGGCTATGGTGTACTTTTTGTTGTTGGAGTAAATTGGAAAATTTGGATAAGTATTGTAATAATTTTATCTCTTTTTATTCCAATTTCATATAAATATCTACTTCACGATTATCAGAAAAAAAGAATTCACGATTTTCTAAGTGAAAAACCAAGTTATCATGTACAACAATCAATAATTGCAATTGGTTCTGGAGGATTGACTGGTAAAGAAAAAAATGAAGCTACACAAACACAACTAAAATTTTTACCTATCGCTTCAAGTGATTTTATTTTTGCTTATTTTGTTGAAAGATTTGGATTTTTTGGTGCTTTTTTATTAGTTTTTATATATGGCTTACTTATCATTCATATATTGAGCTTAAATTATAAACTACAAGGAGATTTTTTTACTCAAGTTGTAGCTACAAGTATAGCACTACTTCTTTTTACTTATATGAGTGTTAATATAGCAATGACGATGGGCTTTGCTCCTGTTGTGGGAGTACCACTTCCTCTTTTTAGTTATGGCGGAAGTAGTTTTGTTAATTTTATGATACTTTTTGGTATTTTAGAGCATCTACTTGCATTTCGTTTTAATTTTTTGTATAATTCCAGCCGTACTTAA
- a CDS encoding arsenate reductase ArsC, protein MKKVLILCTGNSCRSIMAEGLINKYFKGKIKAYSAGSNPSGKVNENAKKVLVEEDAWSDEYHSKTVDEVLKYAPFDLVVTVCDNAKESCPTFPGAKKIIHVGFEDPDGKDFSEFVKTANEIKKRLFPVLEKELL, encoded by the coding sequence ATGAAAAAAGTGTTGATTTTATGTACAGGAAATAGTTGCAGATCCATTATGGCTGAAGGATTAATAAATAAGTATTTTAAAGGAAAAATAAAAGCCTATAGTGCTGGAAGTAATCCAAGTGGAAAAGTAAATGAAAATGCAAAAAAAGTTTTAGTTGAAGAAGATGCTTGGAGCGATGAGTATCACTCTAAAACAGTTGATGAAGTATTAAAATATGCTCCATTTGATCTAGTTGTTACAGTGTGCGACAATGCTAAAGAGTCTTGTCCAACCTTTCCTGGGGCTAAAAAGATAATACATGTAGGATTTGAAGATCCAGATGGGAAAGATTTTAGTGAGTTTGTAAAAACTGCTAATGAGATTAAAAAAAGACTATTTCCAGTTTTAGAAAAGGAGCTTTTATGA
- a CDS encoding ArsR/SmtB family transcription factor — translation MEALEDFLKTVGALYDETRVLILKFIDKYGPLCVCDLENSFEMNQSRLSRHLKILKDAGFLRVKRVGKWNYYYIREPLDRFRQEILKEIEILPVELPKLKKLSRKCQL, via the coding sequence ATGGAAGCATTAGAGGATTTTTTAAAAACAGTGGGCGCTTTGTATGATGAGACAAGAGTATTGATTTTAAAATTTATTGATAAATATGGACCACTATGTGTTTGTGATCTTGAAAACTCCTTTGAGATGAATCAATCAAGACTTTCAAGACATCTAAAGATTTTAAAAGATGCAGGATTTTTAAGAGTAAAAAGGGTTGGAAAATGGAACTATTACTATATCAGAGAGCCTTTAGATAGATTTAGGCAAGAGATTTTAAAAGAGATTGAGATATTGCCAGTAGAGCTTCCAAAACTAAAAAAATTATCAAGAAAGTGTCAATTATGA